In Canis lupus familiaris isolate Mischka breed German Shepherd chromosome 9, alternate assembly UU_Cfam_GSD_1.0, whole genome shotgun sequence, a single window of DNA contains:
- the NXPH3 gene encoding neurexophilin-3, producing MQLTRCCFVFLVQGSLYLVIYGQDDGPPGSEDPERDDHESQPRPRMPRKRGHISPKSRPMANSTLLGLLAPPGEAWGVLGQPPNRPNLSPPPSAKVKKIFGWGDFYSNIKTVALNLLVTGKIVDHGNGTFSVHFRHNATGQGNISISLVPPSKAVEFHQEQQIFIEAKASKIFNCRMEWEKVERGRRTSLCTHDPAKTCSRDHAQSSATWSCSQPFKVVCVYIAFYSTDYRLVQKVCPDYNYHSDTPYYPSG from the exons ATGCAACTGACTCGCTGCTGCTTCGTGTTCCTAGTGCAGGGCAGCCTCTATCTG GTCATCTATGGCCAGGATGATGGCCCTCCCGGCTCAGAGGACCCTGAGCGCGACGACCACGAgagccagccccggccccggATGCCTCGGAAGCGGGGCCACATCTCACCTAAGTCCCGCCCCATGGCCAACTCCACCCTCCTAGGGCTGCTGGCTCCGCCTGGGGAGGCATGGGGGGTCCTTGGGCAGCCTCCCAATCGCCCAAACCTCAGCCCCCCACCTTCGGCCAAGGTGAAGAAAATCTTTGGCTGGGGTGACTTCTACTCCAACATCAAGACGGTGGCTCTGAACCTGCTCGTCACGGGGAAGATTGTGGACCACGGCAACGGGACCTTCAGCGTCCACTTCCGACACAACGCCACAGGCCAGGGCAATATCTCCATCAGCCTCGTGCCCCCCAGTAAAGCTGTAGAGTTCCACCAGGAGCAGCAGATCTTCATCGAAGCCAAGGCCTCCAAAATCTTCAACTGCCGGATGGAGTGGGAGAAGGTGGAAAGGGGCCGCCGGACCTCGCTCTGCACCCACGACCCAGCCAAGACCTGCTCCCGAGACCACGCTCAGAGCTCGGCCACCTGGAGCTGCTCCCAGCCCTTCAAAGTCGTCTGCGTCTACATCGCCTTCTACAGTACAGACTATAGGCTGGTCCAGAAGGTGTGCCCAGATTACAACTACCACAGCGATACTCCCTACTACCCCTCCGGGTGA